In a single window of the Micromonospora inositola genome:
- a CDS encoding 8-amino-7-oxononanoate synthase, whose amino-acid sequence MADWLAALDRRAELRARAGLTRTLRPRAAGDAVVDLAGNDYLGLATHPEVTAAAARALSGYGLGATGSRLVRGSTDAHHALEDTLADWLGTDRALVFSSGYLANLAAVRGVVQPRTLLVSDAHNHASLIDGCRISGAETVVTPHADIDAVAAALAAAPGRPAVVVTESVFSVDGDLAPLAALHAVARRHGALLLVDDAHALGVTGPAGAGGVAAAGLSGEPDVVVTATLSKALGGAGGVVAGPAEFVRHLVETGRTFIFDTALPPAVAAGVAAAARLARAGDDLRAELADRAALAVRRLGAAGLTVSAPDAAVVSVTAPSPEAATAWAADCRDRGVAVGCFRPPSTPDSRSRLRLTISAGVARADYERALDVIVECAPVSARSEPVLRAPQSRTEVAR is encoded by the coding sequence GTGGCGGACTGGCTGGCGGCGCTCGACCGCCGCGCCGAGCTACGGGCCAGGGCGGGACTCACCCGCACCCTGCGCCCCCGCGCCGCCGGCGACGCCGTGGTCGACCTGGCCGGCAACGACTACCTCGGCCTGGCCACCCACCCCGAGGTCACCGCCGCGGCCGCGCGGGCGCTGTCCGGGTACGGGCTGGGGGCCACCGGGTCGCGCCTGGTGCGCGGCTCCACCGACGCCCACCACGCCCTCGAGGACACCCTCGCCGACTGGCTCGGCACCGATCGGGCGCTGGTCTTCTCCTCCGGTTACCTGGCCAACCTCGCCGCCGTCCGGGGCGTCGTTCAGCCGCGTACGCTACTCGTCTCCGACGCCCACAACCACGCCTCGCTGATCGACGGCTGCCGGATCTCCGGCGCGGAGACCGTGGTGACCCCGCACGCCGACATCGACGCGGTGGCCGCCGCGCTGGCCGCCGCCCCCGGCCGGCCGGCCGTGGTGGTCACCGAGTCGGTCTTCTCCGTCGACGGCGACCTGGCCCCGCTGGCCGCGCTGCACGCGGTCGCCCGGCGGCACGGCGCGCTGCTGCTGGTCGACGACGCGCACGCGCTCGGCGTGACCGGCCCGGCCGGTGCCGGCGGAGTGGCCGCCGCGGGCCTGTCCGGCGAGCCGGACGTGGTGGTCACCGCCACCCTGTCGAAGGCGCTCGGCGGCGCGGGCGGGGTGGTCGCCGGCCCGGCCGAGTTCGTCCGCCACCTGGTGGAGACGGGCCGGACGTTCATCTTCGACACCGCGCTGCCCCCGGCGGTGGCCGCCGGGGTCGCCGCCGCCGCGCGGCTGGCCCGCGCCGGCGACGACCTCCGCGCCGAGCTGGCCGACCGGGCCGCGCTCGCGGTGCGGCGGCTCGGCGCCGCCGGGCTGACCGTCTCCGCCCCCGACGCGGCGGTGGTCTCGGTGACCGCCCCGAGCCCGGAGGCGGCGACCGCCTGGGCGGCGGACTGCCGCGACCGCGGGGTCGCGGTGGGCTGCTTCCGGCCGCCGTCCACCCCGGACAGCCGCTCCCGGCTCCGGCTGACCATCAGCGCCGGGGTGGCCCGGGCGGACTACGAACGGGCTTTGGACGTCATCGTGGAGTGTGCGCCCGTGAGCGCGAGGAGTGAGCCGGTTTTGCGAGCCCCGCAGTCGCGAACCGAGGTGGCGCGATGA
- the bioB gene encoding biotin synthase BioB, with translation MPEILDQARTQVLENGVGLDEAGVLAVLNLPDEDVPAALQLAHEVRMRWCGPEVEVEGIVSLKTGGCPEDCHFCSQSGLFTSPVRSVWLDIPSLVEAAKQTAKTGATEFCIVAAVRGPDARLMKQMREGVAAIKAEVDIQVAASLGMLTQEQVDELVEMGVHRYNHNLETCRSYFPNVVTTHSWEERWETLKMVRESGMEVCCGGILGLGETVEQRAEFAAQLAELDPHEVPLNFLNPRPGTPLGDRPVVEGKDALRAIAAFRLAMPRTILRYAGGREITLGDLGTRDGLLGGINAVIVGNYLTTLGRPATDDLALLDDLKMPVKALSATL, from the coding sequence ATGCCAGAGATCCTCGACCAGGCCCGGACCCAGGTGCTGGAGAACGGCGTCGGCCTCGACGAGGCCGGTGTCCTCGCCGTGCTGAACCTGCCCGACGAAGACGTTCCCGCCGCTCTCCAGCTCGCCCATGAGGTGCGGATGCGCTGGTGCGGCCCGGAGGTCGAGGTCGAGGGCATCGTCTCGCTGAAGACCGGCGGCTGCCCGGAGGACTGCCACTTCTGCTCGCAGTCGGGGCTGTTCACCTCGCCGGTCCGCTCGGTCTGGCTGGACATCCCGTCGCTGGTCGAGGCGGCGAAGCAGACCGCGAAGACCGGGGCGACGGAGTTCTGCATCGTGGCCGCCGTGCGCGGCCCGGACGCCCGGCTGATGAAGCAGATGCGCGAGGGCGTCGCCGCCATCAAGGCGGAGGTCGACATCCAGGTCGCCGCGTCGCTGGGCATGCTCACCCAGGAGCAGGTCGACGAGCTGGTCGAGATGGGCGTGCACCGCTACAACCACAACCTGGAGACCTGCCGCTCCTACTTCCCGAACGTGGTCACCACGCACTCCTGGGAGGAGCGCTGGGAGACGCTGAAGATGGTCCGGGAGTCCGGCATGGAGGTCTGCTGCGGCGGCATCCTCGGCCTCGGCGAGACCGTCGAGCAGCGCGCCGAGTTCGCCGCGCAGCTCGCCGAGCTGGACCCGCACGAGGTCCCGCTGAACTTCCTCAACCCGCGCCCGGGCACCCCGCTGGGCGACCGCCCGGTGGTGGAGGGGAAGGACGCGCTGCGGGCCATCGCCGCGTTCCGGCTGGCCATGCCGCGGACCATCCTCCGGTACGCGGGCGGCCGCGAGATCACCCTCGGCGACCTGGGCACCCGGGACGGCCTGCTGGGCGGCATCAACGCGGTGATCGTCGGCAACTACCTGACCACCCTGGGCCGGCCGGCGACCGACGACCTCGCGCTGCTGGACGACCTGAAGATGCCGGTCAAGGCGCTCTCCGCGACGCTGTGA
- the bsaP gene encoding biotin synthase auxiliary protein BsaP: protein MTDAATRGGGSAPVAIWCDRCGESAAAGPHQACAAARALEPPRYCARCRRRMKVQVLPVGWSAVCVEHGETWG, encoded by the coding sequence GTGACGGACGCGGCGACGCGCGGCGGGGGTTCGGCGCCGGTGGCGATCTGGTGCGACCGCTGCGGTGAGTCCGCCGCGGCGGGTCCGCACCAGGCGTGCGCGGCGGCCCGGGCGCTGGAGCCGCCGCGCTACTGCGCGCGCTGCCGGCGCCGGATGAAGGTGCAGGTGCTGCCGGTCGGCTGGTCGGCGGTCTGTGTCGAGCACGGCGAGACCTGGGGCTGA
- a CDS encoding GNAT family N-acetyltransferase, producing the protein MLRGRAVTLRPATDADVPVLAAIRSTPEVRHWWRGGADLAEAVRADLADDDLTVYAIEHDGRVVGAIQWYAEPDPDYRHAAMDIFLDPAVRGTGLGGDAIRTLARHLVDEHGHHRFTIDPAAANTAAIRAYAKVGFRPVGILRRYERGADGRWHDALLMDLLADELAE; encoded by the coding sequence GTGCTGCGGGGGCGGGCGGTGACGCTGCGACCGGCGACGGACGCGGACGTGCCGGTCCTCGCGGCGATCCGGTCCACCCCGGAGGTCCGCCACTGGTGGCGCGGCGGCGCCGACCTGGCCGAGGCCGTCCGCGCCGACCTGGCCGACGACGACCTGACCGTGTACGCCATCGAGCACGACGGCCGGGTGGTCGGCGCGATCCAGTGGTACGCCGAGCCCGACCCGGACTACCGCCACGCCGCGATGGACATTTTCCTCGACCCGGCGGTCCGCGGCACGGGCCTCGGTGGGGACGCCATCCGCACCCTGGCCCGGCACCTGGTCGACGAGCACGGCCACCACCGGTTCACCATCGACCCGGCGGCGGCGAACACCGCGGCGATCCGCGCGTACGCGAAGGTGGGTTTCCGCCCGGTCGGCATCTTGCGCCGGTACGAGCGCGGCGCCGACGGCCGCTGGCACGACGCCCTCCTGATGGACCTCCTCGCGGACGAACTGGCTGAGTAG
- a CDS encoding YbfB/YjiJ family MFS transporter translates to MSPNPRRRETLIALGLAAGPVVALGFTRFAYALLLPAMRGDLHWTYAQAGGLNTANAAGYVIGAGTAVLWARRLGDRAAFAGALAVSALALLLTATTADYPVLSLLRFVGGLATAVSFVLGSALAARVATGGGQRRAALLVALYMAGVGIGVVLSGLLVPAALAVAGDAGWRAGWLLLGVVAVLAVGPALLAVRWVPAAAATPGAGLPRADLARLAPTFAWYVLFGAGYVSYMTFVIALLRDQGLGTSGIATFFVVLGLASAVATLTVWGRVIGRLPGGRAPALVSVLVLVGVLPVLLLPAGLPAALVSAAVFGSSFMAGPTAATVLARRALRAGGWTAGIALLTVAFSIGQGVGPLISGALSDSGGVAVGLWLSVALLAAAGLVALRQRDTVAAEAPEPVAALRR, encoded by the coding sequence ATGTCCCCGAATCCACGCCGACGCGAGACGTTGATCGCGCTCGGCCTGGCCGCCGGCCCGGTCGTCGCGCTCGGCTTCACCCGCTTCGCGTACGCCCTGCTGCTGCCCGCCATGCGCGGCGACCTGCACTGGACGTACGCCCAGGCCGGCGGCCTGAACACGGCGAACGCCGCCGGCTACGTGATCGGCGCCGGGACGGCGGTGCTCTGGGCCCGCCGGCTCGGCGACCGGGCCGCCTTCGCGGGCGCCCTCGCCGTCAGCGCGCTCGCCCTGCTGCTCACCGCGACCACCGCGGACTATCCGGTGCTGAGCCTGCTGCGGTTCGTCGGCGGGCTGGCCACGGCGGTCTCCTTCGTGCTCGGTTCGGCGCTCGCCGCCCGGGTCGCCACCGGCGGTGGCCAGCGCCGGGCCGCGCTGCTGGTCGCCCTCTACATGGCCGGGGTGGGCATCGGCGTGGTGCTCTCCGGACTGCTGGTGCCGGCGGCGCTCGCGGTGGCCGGGGACGCCGGGTGGCGGGCCGGGTGGCTGCTGCTCGGCGTGGTGGCCGTGCTCGCGGTCGGGCCGGCCCTGCTCGCCGTCCGGTGGGTCCCGGCGGCGGCCGCGACGCCCGGTGCCGGGCTGCCCCGCGCGGACCTGGCCCGGCTCGCTCCGACGTTCGCCTGGTACGTCCTGTTCGGCGCCGGCTACGTCAGCTACATGACCTTCGTCATCGCGCTCCTGCGCGACCAGGGTCTCGGCACCTCGGGCATCGCCACCTTCTTCGTGGTGCTCGGTCTCGCCTCGGCGGTCGCCACGCTGACGGTGTGGGGGCGGGTGATCGGGCGGCTGCCCGGCGGCCGGGCGCCCGCGCTGGTCTCGGTGCTGGTGCTGGTCGGCGTGCTGCCGGTGCTGCTGCTGCCGGCCGGGCTGCCCGCGGCGCTGGTGTCGGCGGCGGTCTTCGGCAGCTCGTTCATGGCCGGCCCGACGGCGGCCACCGTGCTCGCCCGGCGGGCCCTGCGGGCCGGCGGCTGGACCGCCGGCATCGCCCTGCTGACCGTGGCCTTCTCGATCGGTCAGGGGGTCGGCCCGCTGATCTCGGGCGCGCTGTCGGACTCCGGTGGTGTCGCGGTGGGGCTCTGGCTCTCCGTCGCGCTCCTGGCCGCCGCCGGCCTGGTCGCCCTGCGCCAGCGCGACACCGTCGCGGCCGAAGCCCCGGAGCCCGTCGCCGCCCTGCGTCGCTGA
- a CDS encoding GlxA family transcriptional regulator gives MRARGRSDTVLFVVYDGVRLLDVTGPLEVLTVANEHGGSYRPLLASPDGRDVVSSAGARLGADLALPDVAGPVGTLVVPGAPDWQAAAGDQALLDQIRRLAAESGRTASVCAGAFPLAAAGLLDGRRVTTHWDLADELAAEFPTLTVDPDPIFIVDGRIITSAGITAGIDLTLALVEADLGPETARAVARHLVVFMQRPGGQSQFSVRTNTASTRNDLLRRVLDTVAADPGRPYDLAGLAALAGVSVRHLGRLFRTELGITPAVYLDRVRIEAAQDLLERGDDTLDVVARRVGFGSPETMRRAFLRELGVTPGAYRSRFRTTGISPTP, from the coding sequence GTGCGGGCCCGGGGGCGCAGTGACACCGTGCTCTTCGTCGTCTACGACGGGGTGCGGCTGCTCGACGTCACCGGGCCGCTGGAGGTGCTCACCGTGGCCAACGAGCACGGCGGTTCGTACCGGCCGCTGCTCGCCTCGCCCGACGGACGGGACGTGGTGAGCAGCGCCGGCGCCCGGCTCGGCGCCGACCTGGCGCTGCCCGACGTGGCCGGCCCGGTAGGCACCCTGGTCGTGCCCGGCGCGCCGGACTGGCAGGCCGCCGCGGGGGACCAGGCGCTGCTGGACCAGATCCGCCGGCTCGCCGCCGAGTCCGGCCGCACCGCCTCCGTCTGCGCAGGCGCGTTCCCGCTCGCCGCCGCCGGCCTCCTGGACGGCCGCCGGGTCACCACGCACTGGGACCTCGCCGACGAACTCGCCGCGGAGTTCCCGACACTCACCGTCGACCCCGACCCGATCTTCATCGTCGACGGCCGGATCATCACGTCGGCCGGGATCACCGCCGGCATCGACCTGACCCTGGCGCTGGTCGAGGCGGACCTCGGCCCGGAGACGGCCCGCGCGGTGGCCCGGCACCTGGTGGTCTTCATGCAGCGCCCCGGCGGCCAGTCCCAGTTCAGCGTCCGGACCAACACCGCGAGCACCCGCAACGACCTGCTGCGCCGGGTGCTGGACACGGTGGCCGCGGACCCGGGCCGGCCGTACGACCTGGCCGGTCTGGCGGCGCTGGCCGGGGTGAGCGTGCGGCACCTGGGCCGGTTGTTCCGCACCGAGCTGGGCATCACGCCGGCGGTGTACCTCGACCGGGTCCGGATCGAGGCGGCGCAGGACCTGCTGGAGCGGGGCGACGACACCCTCGACGTGGTGGCCCGCCGGGTCGGCTTCGGCTCGCCGGAGACGATGCGTCGGGCCTTCCTCCGCGAACTCGGCGTCACCCCCGGCGCCTACCGCTCCCGTTTCCGCACCACCGGCATCAGCCCCACCCCCTGA
- a CDS encoding aldehyde dehydrogenase family protein — protein sequence MALRLADGTAWSDTLARAVAAAPEAFGAPADGVTTLHNLVEGDWRAVGAPSPVRTPVDNTVLVNLARLDADSARAAVAHAAAAHREWAQTPLADRKARVTDALDALTAHRDLLALLLVWEIGKPWRLACADVDRALDGVRWYVGEIDRMLADGREPLPGPVSNIASWNYPMSVLVHAELVQLLAGNAVIAKTPSQGGAVCLTVAHALMRRAGLPATLVSGGGEELSEVLVRAPEIGAVAFVGGRSNGGKVAAALLDSDKRHFIEQEGLNAWGIWDFSQWDMLAAHLKKGFEYGKQRCTAYPRFVVQRDLVDEFLDMYLPVVRSVRFGHPLAVDADRSAGDPLPELDFGPLISAAKAEELRRKVDEAVRGGAVPLHRGKLDGAPFLDGQDTSAYVAPAVLLAPPGRSRLMHAEPFGPVDTIVVVDTTDELLAAMNASNGALVASLACDDTDEAAKLAVDLQAFKVGINKPRSRGDRDEPFGGRGASWKGAFVGGDLLVHAVTVGGDGRLYGNFPEYSSYPAT from the coding sequence ATGGCTCTCAGACTCGCCGACGGCACCGCCTGGTCCGACACCCTCGCCCGCGCGGTGGCCGCCGCGCCGGAGGCCTTCGGGGCGCCGGCCGACGGCGTCACCACGCTGCACAACCTGGTCGAGGGCGACTGGCGCGCGGTCGGGGCACCCAGCCCGGTCCGCACCCCGGTCGACAACACCGTCCTGGTCAACCTGGCCCGGCTCGACGCCGACTCGGCGCGCGCGGCGGTCGCCCACGCCGCCGCCGCGCACCGGGAGTGGGCGCAGACCCCGCTCGCCGATCGCAAGGCCCGGGTCACCGACGCCCTGGACGCGCTCACCGCGCACCGCGACCTGCTCGCCCTGCTGCTGGTCTGGGAGATCGGCAAGCCGTGGCGGCTGGCCTGCGCCGACGTCGACCGCGCCCTGGACGGCGTCCGCTGGTACGTCGGCGAGATCGACCGGATGCTCGCCGACGGCCGGGAGCCGCTGCCGGGCCCGGTCAGCAACATCGCCTCCTGGAACTACCCGATGAGCGTGCTGGTGCACGCCGAGCTCGTGCAGCTGCTCGCCGGGAACGCGGTCATCGCCAAGACCCCGTCCCAGGGCGGCGCGGTCTGCCTCACCGTCGCGCACGCCCTGATGCGCCGCGCCGGACTCCCCGCCACGCTCGTCTCCGGCGGCGGCGAGGAGCTCTCCGAGGTCCTCGTACGGGCGCCGGAGATCGGCGCGGTCGCCTTCGTCGGCGGCCGCTCCAACGGCGGCAAGGTCGCCGCCGCGCTGCTCGACTCCGACAAGCGCCACTTCATCGAGCAGGAGGGCCTCAACGCCTGGGGCATCTGGGACTTCTCCCAGTGGGACATGCTCGCCGCGCACCTGAAGAAGGGCTTCGAGTACGGCAAGCAGCGCTGCACCGCGTACCCCCGGTTCGTGGTCCAGCGCGACCTGGTCGACGAGTTCCTCGACATGTACCTGCCGGTGGTCCGCTCCGTCCGGTTCGGACACCCGCTCGCCGTCGACGCCGACCGGTCGGCCGGCGATCCGCTGCCCGAGCTGGACTTCGGCCCGCTGATCAGCGCCGCCAAGGCCGAGGAACTGCGCCGCAAGGTCGACGAGGCGGTACGCGGCGGCGCGGTGCCGCTGCACCGCGGCAAACTGGACGGCGCGCCCTTCCTCGACGGGCAGGACACCTCGGCGTACGTCGCCCCGGCGGTGCTGCTCGCCCCGCCCGGGCGGTCCCGGCTGATGCACGCCGAGCCGTTCGGCCCGGTCGACACCATCGTCGTGGTGGACACCACCGACGAGCTGCTGGCCGCGATGAACGCCTCCAACGGCGCGCTCGTGGCGTCGCTGGCCTGCGACGACACCGACGAGGCGGCGAAGCTCGCGGTCGACCTCCAGGCCTTCAAGGTGGGCATCAACAAGCCTCGCTCCCGCGGCGACCGGGACGAACCGTTCGGCGGCCGGGGCGCCTCCTGGAAGGGCGCCTTCGTCGGCGGCGACCTGCTCGTCCACGCGGTCACCGTCGGCGGGGACGGCCGGCTCTACGGCAACTTCCCCGAATACAGCAGCTACCCCGCCACCTGA
- a CDS encoding GNAT family N-acetyltransferase: protein MTLWRIRATVDDRPGYLSVLTASLALRGVNILTVQVHTTEVGAVDDFLVDAPDQLNDADLLAAVERGRGRDCWVARSEARGLADQPTRVLGLATRLVRDPDATGEALRTLLGADAVTWRPVPVGGRPGIGAAAMLLADPTGGSFELRRAAPSFTPAEYARAQALVELAATVARRATDQVTLLLPDGAELLVRPATVDDLPGVVELHGACSARSRQRRYLGGAACPPAARLRRLLEPARGVTLLATRPGSAGEAEAVVAMANLLAEGDEAEVALLVRDGWQRRGLGTALLRRLVGHAERAGYAALVLHVQAENAPMLRTLARLGRPTAVERDGSLLTATVPLVAGVTSPARSG, encoded by the coding sequence ATGACGCTGTGGCGGATCCGAGCCACCGTGGACGACCGACCGGGGTACCTGTCGGTCCTCACGGCGAGCCTCGCGTTGCGCGGGGTCAACATCCTCACCGTGCAGGTGCACACCACCGAGGTGGGCGCCGTCGACGATTTCCTCGTCGACGCGCCCGACCAGCTGAACGACGCGGACCTGCTGGCCGCGGTCGAGCGGGGGCGGGGACGGGACTGCTGGGTGGCGCGCAGCGAGGCGCGCGGCCTGGCCGACCAGCCCACCCGGGTCCTCGGCCTGGCCACCCGGCTGGTCCGCGACCCGGACGCGACCGGGGAGGCACTGCGCACCCTGCTCGGCGCGGACGCGGTGACCTGGCGGCCAGTGCCGGTCGGCGGCCGGCCCGGGATCGGCGCGGCGGCGATGCTGCTCGCCGACCCGACCGGCGGGTCGTTCGAGCTGCGCCGGGCCGCGCCGAGCTTCACCCCGGCGGAGTACGCCCGGGCGCAGGCGCTGGTCGAGCTGGCCGCCACGGTGGCCCGACGGGCGACGGACCAGGTCACCCTGCTGCTGCCCGACGGGGCGGAGCTGCTGGTCCGGCCGGCGACCGTGGACGACCTGCCGGGTGTGGTGGAGCTGCACGGGGCCTGCTCGGCGCGCAGCCGGCAGCGCCGGTACCTGGGCGGCGCGGCGTGCCCACCGGCGGCCCGGCTGCGCCGGCTGCTCGAACCGGCCCGGGGGGTAACCCTCCTCGCCACGCGGCCCGGCTCCGCCGGGGAGGCGGAGGCGGTCGTCGCGATGGCGAACCTGCTGGCGGAGGGGGACGAGGCCGAGGTGGCGCTGCTGGTCCGGGACGGCTGGCAGCGGCGTGGCCTCGGCACCGCCCTGCTCCGTCGCCTGGTCGGGCACGCCGAGCGGGCCGGATACGCGGCCCTGGTGCTGCACGTCCAGGCGGAGAACGCGCCGATGCTGCGGACCCTGGCCCGGCTGGGCCGGCCGACCGCGGTGGAGCGGGACGGTTCCCTGCTGACCGCGACGGTGCCGCTGGTGGCCGGCGTGACCAGCCCGGCGCGGTCCGGGTGA